Proteins co-encoded in one Ignavibacteria bacterium genomic window:
- the menB gene encoding 1,4-dihydroxy-2-naphthoyl-CoA synthase produces MLIEWKQTGNYKDIIYEKAEGIAKITINRPEVRNAFRPDTVIEMYNAFVDAREDQEIGVILLTGKGPAEDGKYAFCSGGDQRIRGDQGYIGSDGVPRLNVLDLQKMIRSIPKPVIALVAGYAIGGGHVLHVVCDLTIAADNAIFGQTGPKVGSFDGGFGASYLARLVGQKRAREIWYLCRQYNAAEAYEMGLVNKVVPVEELEAEGVQWAREILEKSPLSIRLLKSAFNAELDGQQGIQELAGNATLLYYMTEEAQEGKKAYLEKRKPDFNKFPKLP; encoded by the coding sequence ATGCTGATTGAATGGAAACAGACCGGAAATTATAAAGACATCATTTACGAAAAAGCTGAAGGCATTGCAAAAATTACCATCAACAGACCTGAGGTACGAAATGCATTCCGTCCTGACACTGTAATAGAAATGTACAATGCCTTTGTTGATGCCAGAGAGGATCAGGAGATCGGTGTCATTCTATTGACAGGCAAGGGGCCTGCCGAGGATGGCAAATACGCTTTCTGTTCGGGTGGTGATCAGAGGATCAGAGGAGATCAGGGTTACATCGGTTCAGATGGAGTTCCGAGACTTAATGTGCTTGATTTGCAGAAAATGATACGAAGTATCCCAAAGCCTGTAATAGCCCTCGTGGCCGGTTACGCAATTGGTGGCGGTCATGTTCTCCATGTGGTTTGTGACCTCACCATAGCCGCTGATAATGCGATATTCGGGCAGACCGGTCCGAAGGTCGGAAGTTTCGATGGTGGTTTTGGTGCATCCTATCTTGCCAGACTTGTCGGACAGAAAAGAGCCCGTGAAATCTGGTATCTTTGCCGCCAGTACAATGCAGCTGAGGCATATGAAATGGGACTCGTGAACAAAGTTGTACCCGTCGAAGAACTTGAGGCTGAAGGAGTTCAGTGGGCGAGAGAGATTCTTGAAAAAAGCCCCCTATCCATCCGTTTGTTAAAATCCGCATTCAATGCCGAGCTCGACGGACAACAGGGTATTCAGGAACTTGCCGGAAACGCAACACTTCTATATTACATGACCGAGGAAGCTCAGGAAGGTAAAAAAGCTTACTTGGAGAAGAGAAAGCCCGATTTCAATAAATTTCCCAAACTGCCGTAG
- a CDS encoding DUF2851 family protein: MKTAALPEKLIYEIWKNQEFKSDIYTRDGERIRVLDRGVESTELGGPDFRNAHIQIGSLTFVGDIEIDNFHTDWKNHGHSKNPKFNKVILHVILDDSDQRIFVTTKDGRKVPSISVIDFIDQSLSTSLRKQIANFRLSSINKISCKQLTLLVTEEEKLQFLKRLGIERFKRKCEKVAYRMKEILFLEEMKICEPEHGYDVPLEYLERKLTRKEMNNKAVWEQLFYEGIFEALGYSRNKEIMLRLAKAVELKYLKTLGQDADFIHNAEALFFHVSGLLELTHKGESEETSGYIRSLHEKWLELEEIYDGKTFSSEDWSFYRMRPQNYPTVRLAGGVRLLNEIINHNLIGGLHRKFIDIHNLNTLKVCIRSIFVTKGHGYWSRHYMFDTEAKPYINFFVGKNRADEMVLNVVLPILYIYYELFGKHKFAAKTLKLFSEVDMEIDNTLVSEVSSALNLDSHKHGPLIYQGMLELFRNKCSKDKCDQCLIGEKVFSE; encoded by the coding sequence ATGAAAACTGCTGCATTACCCGAAAAACTGATTTATGAAATTTGGAAAAATCAGGAGTTCAAGTCTGATATTTATACAAGAGATGGCGAGAGGATTCGTGTTCTCGACAGGGGTGTTGAATCCACTGAACTGGGAGGTCCTGATTTCAGGAATGCTCATATCCAAATAGGCAGTCTGACATTTGTCGGTGATATCGAAATAGACAATTTTCATACCGACTGGAAAAATCACGGTCACTCAAAAAATCCAAAGTTTAACAAAGTTATCCTTCATGTAATTCTTGACGATTCTGATCAGCGAATTTTTGTTACAACCAAAGACGGCAGAAAAGTCCCCTCCATAAGTGTAATTGATTTTATTGATCAATCTTTAAGTACATCGCTCCGAAAGCAGATAGCAAATTTCAGATTAAGCAGTATCAATAAAATTTCGTGCAAACAGTTGACTCTGCTTGTTACAGAGGAAGAAAAACTTCAATTTTTGAAGAGACTCGGAATTGAGCGGTTCAAGCGAAAATGTGAAAAAGTGGCATACAGGATGAAGGAGATACTTTTCCTTGAGGAGATGAAGATATGTGAACCTGAACATGGATACGATGTACCACTTGAGTATCTTGAAAGAAAACTGACACGAAAGGAAATGAATAACAAAGCCGTATGGGAACAGTTATTCTATGAAGGGATATTTGAGGCTTTGGGCTACTCCCGAAACAAAGAGATTATGCTAAGACTTGCGAAGGCTGTCGAATTAAAATATCTGAAAACACTGGGGCAGGATGCAGATTTTATTCACAATGCTGAAGCACTCTTCTTCCATGTGTCCGGTTTGCTTGAGTTAACGCATAAAGGGGAGTCAGAGGAAACTTCAGGTTACATCAGATCGCTGCATGAAAAGTGGCTCGAGCTTGAAGAGATATACGATGGAAAGACTTTTTCTTCGGAAGACTGGTCATTTTATCGTATGAGACCTCAAAATTATCCAACTGTGCGCCTTGCTGGTGGTGTGAGACTTCTGAATGAAATTATTAATCATAATCTGATCGGCGGATTACACCGTAAATTTATCGACATTCACAATCTTAACACTCTAAAAGTTTGCATAAGAAGCATCTTTGTAACAAAAGGACATGGATACTGGAGCCGGCACTATATGTTCGATACGGAAGCCAAGCCGTATATAAATTTCTTTGTCGGAAAAAACCGTGCTGACGAAATGGTGCTTAATGTGGTACTTCCGATACTTTATATCTATTACGAGTTGTTTGGCAAGCATAAATTTGCGGCTAAAACATTGAAACTGTTTAGTGAAGTGGATATGGAAATCGATAACACACTTGTTAGTGAAGTGTCTTCAGCTTTGAATCTGGATTCACACAAGCATGGACCACTGATCTATCAAGGAATGCTGGAACTCTTCAGAAACAAATGTTCCAAAGACAAATGTGACCAGTGTTTGATTGGAGAGAAGGTCTTTTCAGAATAG
- a CDS encoding electron transfer flavoprotein subunit alpha/FixB family protein, which translates to MSKMILAVIEQRDGKIKKSGLEAASKASVLAATFGCEALAVIPAASVENSQLLSQYGIKKAVTLSDPAFEKYSPSGYAQSIVDYAKGCGADTLIFANTAMGKDLAPRVAAGLNAAIISDATSLEVEGGELIAVRPVFAGKALQKVKSAAGVKVFTLRPNVFPLVDSPVETVFETVTLSGSDLSTIVSEIKKSEGKLDVAEANIIVSGGRGLKESGNFHMVEELAEVLGAAVGASRAVVDAGWRPHGEQVGQTGKTVTPSLYIACGISGAIQHLAGMASSKYIVAINKDKDAPIFTIADYGIVGDVFEVLPALKDELKKVIAN; encoded by the coding sequence ATGTCAAAAATGATTTTAGCAGTTATTGAACAAAGAGATGGAAAAATAAAGAAATCCGGGTTGGAAGCAGCTTCAAAAGCCTCTGTGCTGGCTGCAACTTTCGGATGTGAAGCCCTGGCTGTAATCCCTGCGGCTTCTGTTGAGAACTCTCAATTACTGTCACAGTATGGTATCAAAAAAGCCGTTACCCTCTCTGATCCGGCTTTCGAGAAATATTCGCCGTCTGGATATGCCCAATCGATCGTCGATTATGCAAAAGGATGTGGAGCCGATACTCTGATTTTCGCAAACACCGCAATGGGAAAAGATCTTGCACCCAGAGTTGCAGCAGGTTTGAATGCTGCAATTATTTCTGATGCCACCTCTCTCGAAGTTGAAGGCGGTGAACTGATTGCCGTAAGACCCGTATTTGCAGGAAAGGCTTTACAAAAAGTAAAATCTGCTGCCGGTGTCAAGGTGTTTACACTTCGTCCGAATGTATTTCCTTTAGTTGATTCCCCGGTAGAGACAGTTTTTGAGACTGTTACGCTTTCAGGTTCTGATCTCTCGACCATCGTGAGCGAGATCAAAAAATCTGAAGGCAAACTTGATGTCGCTGAAGCAAATATCATCGTTTCAGGCGGAAGAGGTTTGAAAGAATCAGGCAATTTCCATATGGTGGAAGAACTTGCAGAGGTTTTGGGTGCCGCAGTGGGTGCCTCAAGAGCAGTAGTTGATGCAGGCTGGAGACCTCACGGTGAACAAGTGGGCCAGACGGGTAAAACTGTGACTCCTTCTCTTTATATTGCATGTGGGATTTCCGGTGCCATTCAGCATCTTGCAGGCATGGCTTCTTCAAAGTATATTGTCGCTATTAACAAAGACAAGGATGCACCGATCTTCACTATTGCAGACTATGGTATAGTCGGCGATGTTTTCGAAGTATTGCCTGCATTAAAAGACGAGTTAAAGAAAGTGATCGCAAATTGA
- the rodA gene encoding rod shape-determining protein RodA: protein MKLGGKISGRFDFLIFGAVIILLTFGLLAIYSSTQNVTQVRNNFEKQIVALVLSIIIFVVIYNLPSTLIRTAIPWAYGLSIFLLIAVLIFGKTIGGAKAWISLGPLNLQPAEFSKIATLLALASFLEEKGNDIEDIKVILKYLAIGLFPVALIMLEPDLGSSLVYFGMILTLLFWRGISAFGLFVVLAPPLVMISSLFGVWYIAGAFAVVIAFLFVFKKNIFITTALLGVNFASAFFVKYFFNILSPHQKKRILTFVDPNSDPLGAGYNAIQAQIAIGSGGLWGKGFMSGSQTQLQFIPELWSDFIFCVVGEEFGFLGTIAVISLFVLIFLRILKIASETKSDFFSLVVVGILSIFVIHFAINIGMVIGIVPVIGIPLPFVSYGGSSLLSNFIMLGIVFNIAKSRHAIN from the coding sequence ATGAAGTTAGGCGGGAAAATATCCGGGAGATTCGATTTCCTGATTTTTGGTGCTGTTATTATTCTTTTAACATTCGGGTTACTGGCGATTTACAGTTCAACTCAGAATGTAACCCAGGTTCGAAACAATTTTGAAAAACAGATAGTTGCTCTTGTTCTCTCAATCATAATTTTTGTTGTAATCTATAACCTTCCCAGCACACTTATAAGAACTGCAATCCCATGGGCTTACGGGTTAAGCATCTTTTTGCTGATAGCAGTACTCATCTTTGGTAAAACAATTGGTGGTGCCAAAGCTTGGATAAGTTTGGGCCCTCTGAATCTCCAGCCGGCTGAATTTTCGAAAATTGCAACACTTCTTGCCCTGGCATCATTTCTGGAAGAAAAAGGGAATGATATCGAGGATATAAAAGTAATTTTGAAATATCTGGCAATCGGACTTTTTCCTGTTGCTCTGATAATGCTTGAGCCCGATCTGGGAAGTTCGCTGGTTTATTTTGGGATGATCCTTACCCTGCTTTTTTGGCGGGGAATAAGTGCATTTGGTTTGTTTGTCGTTCTAGCTCCACCTCTAGTAATGATCAGTTCCCTGTTCGGGGTTTGGTACATTGCAGGCGCATTTGCTGTTGTTATTGCTTTTCTGTTTGTATTTAAAAAAAATATTTTCATCACAACAGCCCTTCTGGGTGTAAATTTTGCTTCGGCATTCTTTGTAAAGTATTTCTTTAACATCCTGAGCCCTCACCAAAAAAAGAGAATTCTTACATTTGTCGATCCGAACTCAGATCCACTTGGTGCAGGTTATAATGCCATTCAGGCGCAGATAGCCATAGGCTCCGGAGGACTTTGGGGCAAGGGATTCATGTCGGGCAGCCAGACTCAGTTACAGTTCATACCCGAATTGTGGTCGGACTTTATTTTCTGCGTGGTGGGAGAGGAATTCGGCTTTTTAGGCACGATTGCAGTGATTTCATTATTCGTGCTAATATTTCTCAGAATCCTCAAGATAGCAAGTGAAACAAAGAGTGACTTTTTCAGTCTGGTCGTTGTAGGAATACTATCAATTTTTGTGATACATTTTGCCATCAATATCGGAATGGTTATTGGAATAGTTCCTGTTATCGGAATTCCGTTGCCTTTCGTTAGCTATGGGGGGTCGTCACTTCTGTCAAATTTTATTATGCTCGGAATTGTATTTAACATAGCCAAAAGCCGTCACGCAATTAATTGA
- a CDS encoding M28 family peptidase produces MNFGKVTVALILFAFIFTSCKKKEEPPAVQPPQFEIQKRDNMPVYDSLNVYEYVKRQTEFGPRVSGLPSWENAKKYLIERLQKSGAKVTVQDFEAVVPWGDKLKFTNIIGSFNPDATKRVLLCAHWDSRPHADKEVDSSKHKTPIPGANDGASGTGVLLELANVIGKNKLEFGVDIVLFDGEDYGLSNSLEGYCLGSKHFASNYPLPVKPKFGILLDLVGDMEAVYMREPASMQYAGDVVELLWQYAQSSGNTRFKDFVSQPIYDDHIPLNESGIKTLNIIDAGLVGANSANPRRNYWHTLNDDMRNISITTLYDLGRVLTGFLYSLKIN; encoded by the coding sequence ATGAATTTTGGGAAAGTAACAGTAGCATTGATTCTTTTCGCATTTATTTTTACTTCCTGCAAGAAAAAAGAAGAACCTCCCGCCGTTCAACCGCCTCAATTTGAAATTCAAAAAAGAGATAATATGCCGGTTTATGACAGTCTAAATGTTTACGAGTATGTAAAAAGACAGACAGAATTTGGTCCGAGGGTTTCGGGACTTCCTTCCTGGGAGAATGCAAAAAAGTATCTTATCGAGCGGCTGCAAAAATCGGGAGCGAAAGTTACAGTTCAGGACTTTGAAGCTGTTGTCCCATGGGGAGACAAATTGAAGTTTACAAATATCATCGGAAGTTTTAATCCTGATGCCACTAAGAGAGTGCTGCTTTGTGCTCACTGGGACAGCAGACCCCATGCTGATAAAGAAGTTGACAGCAGTAAACACAAAACTCCGATTCCCGGAGCCAATGACGGCGCCAGTGGTACCGGAGTCTTACTTGAACTGGCAAATGTAATCGGAAAAAACAAACTGGAATTCGGTGTCGATATTGTACTGTTCGACGGGGAAGATTATGGACTTTCGAACAGTCTCGAGGGATATTGTCTCGGTTCAAAACACTTTGCCTCCAATTATCCTCTGCCTGTAAAGCCAAAATTCGGGATTCTGCTCGATCTTGTTGGTGATATGGAAGCTGTTTATATGCGGGAGCCGGCTTCGATGCAGTATGCAGGGGATGTAGTGGAATTGCTTTGGCAATATGCCCAGAGTTCAGGTAACACAAGATTCAAGGATTTTGTCTCACAACCGATATATGATGACCATATCCCGTTAAATGAATCAGGCATCAAGACTTTGAACATAATTGATGCCGGACTGGTTGGAGCCAATTCCGCCAATCCCCGAAGAAACTACTGGCATACATTGAATGACGATATGAGGAATATCAGCATAACCACATTGTACGACCTCGGCAGGGTACTAACAGGATTTTTATATTCACTTAAAATTAATTAG
- a CDS encoding ATP-dependent Clp protease adaptor ClpS: MTKFERILTIFGGNPGTEGQEVQSPEISEDIDSGSSSKYAARVILYNDDFHSFEEVIGQLIKALNCSSARAVYLTMKAHSEGKAVVFKGEYLKCIKVSSVLEEIALRTEIVY, from the coding sequence ATGACCAAATTTGAAAGAATCTTGACCATTTTTGGAGGAAATCCAGGAACCGAAGGTCAGGAAGTTCAATCACCTGAGATATCCGAGGACATCGACTCGGGCTCTTCCTCGAAATATGCTGCGAGGGTCATTTTATACAATGATGACTTTCATTCCTTTGAGGAAGTAATAGGACAACTGATAAAAGCCCTGAATTGTTCCTCTGCGAGGGCAGTTTATTTGACTATGAAGGCTCACAGCGAAGGGAAGGCGGTTGTTTTTAAGGGAGAGTATTTAAAATGTATAAAAGTTTCATCAGTTTTGGAAGAAATTGCACTGAGGACAGAAATTGTATACTAA
- a CDS encoding alpha/beta fold hydrolase, which yields MFYDYNGIKCFYKYEERGSRHTLVLIHGFGGSSADWEPFVEVLGEKQNYLLIDLPGCGQSEFTSDSAFYTFEGLGGLISSLIDCLSIKSPVICGYSAGGRLVYYITAHNLVKSQAGFVAISTTPGIPDKAMRQDRREGDIHHAKMIAEHGIDEWVENWLNLDLFEGLKYLSPEFNEEYRKRRLKNNTEVLQKYLLHSGLGIQEPLQPLLRESTLPGLLISGGNDEKYCEIGNRVIRLNNKFKHFVIEGAWHTLYLEKPEETARLIENFLTELN from the coding sequence ATGTTTTACGATTATAACGGAATCAAGTGTTTTTACAAATATGAGGAGAGGGGAAGCAGGCATACTCTTGTCTTAATCCACGGTTTTGGTGGCAGTTCCGCTGACTGGGAACCGTTCGTTGAAGTACTCGGTGAAAAACAGAATTACCTGCTGATTGACCTGCCCGGCTGCGGGCAGTCTGAGTTTACATCGGATAGCGCTTTTTACACTTTCGAGGGACTTGGTGGATTAATATCGAGTCTGATTGATTGCTTAAGTATTAAATCACCGGTCATCTGCGGTTACTCTGCGGGAGGAAGACTTGTTTACTACATCACCGCCCATAATCTGGTAAAATCACAAGCAGGATTTGTCGCCATTTCCACCACTCCCGGTATTCCGGATAAAGCGATGAGACAGGATAGACGGGAAGGTGATATCCATCATGCGAAAATGATTGCTGAACATGGAATTGACGAGTGGGTCGAAAACTGGCTAAATCTTGACCTGTTTGAGGGATTGAAGTATCTTTCACCAGAGTTCAATGAAGAGTACAGGAAAAGAAGGCTTAAGAATAATACCGAGGTGCTGCAGAAGTATTTGTTACATTCCGGGCTCGGTATTCAGGAACCACTTCAACCACTATTGAGAGAATCAACGCTTCCGGGACTTCTGATCTCCGGCGGGAATGATGAAAAATATTGTGAAATAGGGAACCGTGTCATCAGGTTGAACAATAAATTTAAACATTTTGTTATAGAAGGAGCGTGGCATACTCTTTATTTGGAGAAACCGGAAGAGACCGCCCGTTTGATAGAAAATTTTTTAACTGAATTGAACTAA
- the dacB gene encoding D-alanyl-D-alanine carboxypeptidase/D-alanyl-D-alanine-endopeptidase, translating to MYTKISIKFFFLVMCLSFTRVSAQEEKFLSELNTILNDTFFTSCNAGIEVYNLSQKKSLYSRDRLKLMNPASNMKVITSIAGLVYLGKDYTFKTKIGYTGQIENSVLNGDIVIVGYGDPDFKMDSLNKCYDLLSAFGIKEIKGDILLDVSYKDSLFWGEGWMWDDDGAVTSPFMSALNIYGNTVKVTVSPVAGGGRPHVSVYPVTNYFEIVNSASMSNDGTDLRVWRDYLERTNKIFVKGKMSYGSQPAVYIFNVWQPEFYFATLLKEKLERGGIKVSGKARIIYHDYKMTQLYEFQHPYSKLINQLNKKSDNLYAEMVLLALGGISRNKNVSFADGKKYQDSIIKWAGKNPADYRLSDGSGVSRYNVVSASLLLALTNKIYETGGELFDIYYNSLPIAGVDGTLASRMKTGLCYNNLHAKTGTLSGVSSLSGYLRAKSGDMISFSIMMQNFPGSSSKARGFQDAICEIIAQNN from the coding sequence TTGTATACTAAAATATCTATAAAGTTTTTCTTTTTGGTGATGTGTCTTTCATTCACCAGGGTCTCAGCTCAGGAGGAGAAATTCCTCTCAGAGTTAAATACCATTCTTAATGATACCTTTTTCACCTCCTGTAATGCGGGGATCGAAGTTTACAATCTATCGCAGAAAAAGTCGTTGTATTCCCGTGACCGGCTTAAATTGATGAACCCGGCATCCAACATGAAGGTTATCACTTCAATTGCAGGGCTTGTATATCTCGGAAAAGACTACACTTTCAAAACAAAAATTGGGTACACCGGTCAGATAGAAAATTCAGTTTTGAATGGCGATATTGTAATTGTGGGATATGGTGACCCTGACTTCAAGATGGACAGTCTGAATAAATGCTATGACCTGCTAAGTGCTTTTGGCATAAAAGAGATAAAGGGAGATATTTTGCTTGATGTTTCATACAAAGACTCTCTTTTTTGGGGTGAGGGCTGGATGTGGGATGACGACGGTGCCGTAACTTCACCTTTTATGTCAGCTCTGAATATTTACGGAAACACAGTGAAAGTTACCGTTTCGCCGGTTGCTGGGGGTGGAAGACCTCATGTTTCCGTTTATCCGGTAACTAATTATTTTGAAATTGTAAATTCCGCATCGATGAGCAATGATGGAACTGATTTAAGAGTCTGGCGTGATTACCTCGAGAGAACAAATAAAATTTTTGTAAAGGGTAAAATGAGTTACGGTTCCCAGCCGGCAGTCTATATATTTAATGTCTGGCAACCGGAATTCTATTTCGCAACCCTTCTGAAAGAAAAACTTGAGAGGGGCGGAATCAAGGTTTCAGGGAAAGCAAGAATCATCTACCACGACTACAAGATGACTCAACTGTATGAGTTTCAGCATCCTTATTCAAAATTGATTAATCAGTTAAACAAAAAAAGTGATAATCTGTATGCTGAAATGGTGCTTCTTGCGTTAGGTGGTATTTCAAGAAACAAAAATGTCTCTTTCGCTGACGGAAAGAAATACCAGGACAGTATCATAAAGTGGGCGGGGAAGAATCCGGCAGATTACAGACTGTCGGATGGTTCAGGTGTCTCCCGATACAATGTTGTCAGTGCCTCTCTTCTACTGGCTCTCACAAACAAAATTTACGAAACAGGCGGTGAACTGTTCGATATTTACTACAATTCATTACCAATCGCAGGGGTGGATGGTACTCTGGCTTCAAGAATGAAAACAGGATTGTGCTACAACAATCTCCATGCAAAAACGGGCACACTTTCAGGAGTGAGCAGCCTCTCGGGTTATTTAAGAGCAAAAAGTGGAGATATGATTTCGTTCTCTATAATGATGCAGAACTTTCCCGGCAGTTCCTCAAAAGCAAGAGGTTTTCAGGACGCCATTTGTGAAATAATTGCACAGAATAATTGA
- a CDS encoding electron transfer flavoprotein subunit beta/FixA family protein: MKIAVCVSNVPDTATKIKIAAGGKEIDKTGVSFIVNPYDEFAIEEAVKTKEKFGGETVVISVGDDSNKAIMTKALAMGIDSGLLLKTQDTLDSNGVATLLAEEIKASGYDIVFMGKQSVDYDTSMVGQLAAAKAGLNCITVCVSLNIENGSVTAEREIEGGREVVKSSLPVVITAQKGLNDPRYPNLKGIMDAKRKKLEERPVTAPAPLVEVVEMFLPNPKAPGRILGTDSSAVPELVRLLREEAKVI; the protein is encoded by the coding sequence ATGAAAATAGCTGTTTGCGTCAGCAATGTACCCGATACAGCTACCAAAATAAAGATTGCTGCCGGCGGTAAAGAGATCGATAAAACCGGTGTATCTTTTATAGTTAATCCCTACGACGAGTTCGCCATTGAAGAGGCAGTTAAAACCAAAGAGAAATTCGGTGGTGAGACTGTTGTTATCAGTGTCGGTGATGACTCAAACAAGGCGATTATGACGAAAGCATTAGCCATGGGAATTGATTCCGGCTTGCTTTTAAAAACACAGGATACACTCGACTCTAACGGTGTGGCAACACTTCTTGCAGAGGAAATCAAAGCGAGCGGATACGATATTGTATTCATGGGCAAACAGTCTGTAGATTATGATACTTCGATGGTGGGACAACTCGCCGCTGCAAAAGCCGGCTTGAATTGCATAACTGTCTGCGTGTCGTTGAATATTGAAAATGGCTCTGTTACTGCGGAAAGAGAGATTGAAGGCGGAAGAGAAGTAGTAAAATCGTCCCTTCCTGTCGTGATAACTGCTCAAAAAGGGCTGAATGATCCAAGATATCCAAATCTCAAAGGGATTATGGATGCCAAAAGGAAAAAACTTGAAGAGAGACCTGTCACCGCACCTGCCCCGTTGGTGGAAGTGGTTGAAATGTTTCTCCCAAATCCAAAAGCACCCGGGAGAATTCTTGGAACCGATTCATCAGCAGTACCCGAACTGGTACGCCTTTTAAGAGAAGAAGCAAAAGTTATCTAA
- a CDS encoding bifunctional nuclease family protein, whose translation MNKIECEVLGISTSPAGGGAFVLLLKEVDGERKLPIIIGHFEAQSIAFVIERQALERPNTYDLLKSVIDNLGASVVEVVIHELLQNTYYANIVLDVSGFTNEVDARPSDAINLAIRCQVPIYVAEKVMDEAGFYPAKETPKDDESGDPSERSTIRETKLAALQDRLRELLENEDYEQAAKVRDEINKLGGKSN comes from the coding sequence TTGAACAAAATAGAATGTGAAGTTCTCGGTATTTCTACAAGTCCGGCAGGCGGAGGAGCTTTTGTTTTGCTTCTTAAAGAAGTGGATGGAGAGCGTAAACTGCCAATTATCATCGGACACTTCGAAGCTCAGTCGATTGCCTTTGTAATTGAACGGCAGGCTCTGGAAAGACCAAATACTTACGATCTATTGAAATCTGTGATTGATAACCTCGGCGCTTCTGTCGTCGAGGTTGTCATTCATGAACTCCTCCAAAACACATATTATGCCAATATCGTACTCGATGTATCCGGTTTTACTAATGAAGTTGATGCCCGTCCCTCGGATGCAATCAATCTCGCAATCAGATGTCAGGTACCAATTTATGTCGCTGAAAAAGTGATGGATGAGGCGGGATTTTATCCGGCAAAAGAAACACCCAAGGATGATGAATCAGGCGATCCTTCTGAAAGATCAACAATCAGGGAAACCAAACTTGCGGCACTCCAGGACAGACTCAGGGAATTGCTCGAAAATGAAGATTATGAACAGGCTGCAAAAGTACGCGATGAGATTAATAAACTCGGAGGGAAGAGTAACTGA
- the pyrF gene encoding orotidine-5'-phosphate decarboxylase, with protein MNSFEKLEALVKQGKHICVGLDTDIKKIPAVVRKSLNPLYEFNRLIVESTITEAAAYKLNFAFYESHGMEGFKVLRKTVELIRSRSEDVLIIGDAKRGDIGNTSMMYAKAIFDELGFDCSTLAPYMGKDSLDPFFEYEGKINFILVLTSNKGSEDFEKMLLSDGTALYKSVLRKIKSWYPANQLGTVFGATRIENLKEDIVDLKGTTVLVPGVGAQGGSAGEVASIFNSAGHRNFLINSSRNIIYASQEEDFASSAFDELQKLNREVNQISESV; from the coding sequence ATGAATTCGTTTGAAAAACTGGAAGCACTTGTAAAACAGGGAAAACATATCTGCGTTGGTTTGGATACCGACATCAAAAAAATCCCTGCTGTTGTTAGAAAATCTTTAAATCCTCTGTATGAATTTAACAGACTAATTGTTGAATCAACAATAACTGAAGCCGCAGCATACAAGCTTAATTTTGCCTTTTATGAAAGTCATGGAATGGAAGGTTTTAAGGTTTTAAGGAAAACTGTGGAGTTAATCCGCTCCAGGAGTGAGGATGTACTGATAATTGGAGATGCCAAAAGGGGGGACATCGGAAATACTTCCATGATGTATGCCAAAGCAATCTTCGATGAACTGGGATTCGATTGTTCAACCCTGGCTCCGTATATGGGGAAGGATTCCCTTGATCCATTTTTTGAGTACGAAGGGAAAATTAATTTCATACTCGTACTCACCTCGAACAAAGGTTCGGAAGATTTTGAAAAAATGTTGTTGAGCGACGGAACAGCTCTCTATAAATCTGTGCTGCGAAAAATCAAAAGCTGGTACCCGGCAAATCAACTTGGCACAGTTTTTGGAGCAACAAGGATCGAAAACTTGAAGGAAGATATTGTTGATTTGAAAGGTACCACGGTTCTAGTGCCGGGCGTCGGAGCGCAAGGTGGCAGTGCCGGTGAGGTCGCTTCAATATTTAATTCTGCAGGACACAGAAATTTTCTGATTAATTCCAGCAGAAATATCATTTACGCATCACAAGAAGAAGATTTTGCTTCATCTGCATTTGACGAACTTCAAAAACTTAACAGAGAAGTGAATCAAATTTCTGAAAGCGTGTGA